A single genomic interval of Sander lucioperca isolate FBNREF2018 chromosome 9, SLUC_FBN_1.2, whole genome shotgun sequence harbors:
- the LOC116037270 gene encoding fizzy-related protein homolog has product MDQDYECRLLRQINIQNENASPVKALGAVRALTPTSSPLSSPSKHGDRFIPSRAGANWSVNFHRINEIEKSHNQNRKTKDGTTDSNKADGLAYSALLKNELLGAGIEKVQDPQSEDRRLQPSTPAKRSLFSYSVSAKRALPEEDGNTVSPYSLSPVSSNSQKLLRSPRKPTRKISKIPFKVLDAPELQDDFYLNLVDWSSLNVLSVGLGTCVYLWSACTSQVTRLCDLSVEGDSVTSVGWSERGNLVAVGTHKGYVQIWDAAAGKKLSVLEGHTARVGALAWNADQLSSGSRDRVILQRDIRAPPLQSERRLQGHRQEVCGLKWSTDHQLLASGGNDNKLLVWNHSSVLPVQQYTEHLAAVKAIAWSPHQHGLLASGGGTADRCIRFWNTLTGQPLQCTDTGSQVCNLAWSKHTNELVSTHGYSQNQILVWKYPSLTQVAKLTGHSYRVLYLAMSPDGEAIVTGAGDETLRFWNVFSKMRSTKESVSVLNLFTRIR; this is encoded by the exons ATGGATCAGGACTACGAGTGCAGGCTGCTCAGACAGATCAACATTCAAAATGAGAACGCAAGCCCCGTA AAAGCGTTGGGAGCGGTGCGAGCGCTGACACCCACCAGCTCCCCCCTGTCCTCCCCTAGCAAGCATGGTGATCGCTTTATTCCCTCCCGGGCTGGAGCCAACTGGAGTGTCAACTTCCACCGCATCAAT GAAATTGAAAAGTCGCACAATCAAAACAGAAAAACCAAAGATGGCACAACAGACAGCAACAAAG CGGATGGTCTGGCTTACTCAGCCCTGCTGAAGAACGAGCTGCTAGGAGCGGGCATCGAGAAAGTCCAGGACCCCCAGTCAGAGGACCGCCGTCTGCAGCCATCCACTCCTGCCAAGAGAAGCCTttttagt TATTCTGTAAGTGCTAAGAGGGCTCTGCCAGAAGAGGATGGAAACACGGTCTCTCCATATTCTCTGTCACCTGTCAGTAGCAACAG CCAGAAACTGCTGCGGTCGCCAAGGAAACCTACCCGCAAAATATCCAAAATTCCTTTCAAAGTCCTGGATGCGCCAGAGCTTCAGGATGACTTCTACCTCAACCTAGTTGACTGGTCCTCTCTGAATGTGCTCAGTGTTGGACTGGGtacctgtgtgtacctgtggaGTGCCTGCAccagccag gtGACACGCCTATGTGACCTTTCTGTAGAAGGAGATTCTGTAACATCAGTGGGCTGGTCCGAGAGG GGTAACCTGGTGGCGGTGGGGACTCATAAAGGCTATGTACAGATCTGGGATGCAGCAGCAGGGAAGAAGCTCTCCGTACTAGAAGGACACACAGCCAGAGTGG GTGCGTTGGCCTGGAACGCGGACCAGCTGTCGTCTGGGAGCCGCGATCGCGTGATCCTGCAGAGGGACATCAGAGCCCCGCCTCTCCAGTCAGAGCGCCGTCTCCaaggacacagacaggaagtctgCGGGCTCAAGTGGAGCACAGACCACCAGCTGCTAGCCTCGGGTGGAAATGACAACAAG TTGCTTGTGTGGAACCACTCGAGCGTCCTCCCGGTGCAGCAGTACACAGAGCACTTGGCTGCAGTGAAGGCCATCGCCTGGTCTCCCCACCAGCACGGCCTGCTGGCCTCTGGAGGCGGCACCGCCGACCGCTGCATCCGCTTCTGGAACACTCTGACCGGCCAGCCCTTACAGTGCACAGACACCGGCTCTCAGGTCTGCAACCTGGCCTGGTCCAAGCACACCAATGAACTG GTCAGCACACATGGCTATTCCCAGAACCAGATCCTGGTGTGGAAGTATCCCTCTCTCACTCAAGTGGCCAAACTTACCGGACATTCCTACAGAGTACTCTACCTG GCCATGTCCCCGGACGGAGAAGCCATTGTGACTGGAGCTGGAGATGAAACACTTCGCTTCTGGAACGTCTTTAGCAAGATGAGATCCACTAAG GAATCTGTGTCAGTGCTGAACCTCTTCACCAGGATCCGGTAG
- the LOC116037208 gene encoding junctional sarcoplasmic reticulum protein 1 isoform X2, with protein MEESYDTFEEELRPPRADPPPLKPVRQIYRPEMYMTRKVREEMPPFSQQPRAEPKILPREPSFSRRTSLHKAVSIQNLNQVDRPWENVTLNRCLFVAITILVLTSGFHRLHESLRGQGRAEEDEEVELTVRRSGILRHRGQPAQPEPTLWEVMLWWLPDLDDEEDEEDDDDDDGEVKRGKPKRGATARAYRGLRNKPLPDKKLMKPKQGKIKDRRARKARDEEIKDKKERDTKEEPKEAADEEDEGEGIEEQPEKNKKLEEKKEKKKTQKG; from the exons ATGGAAGAAAGCTATGACACATTTGAAGAGGAGTTAAGGCCACCAAGAGCAGATCCTCCTCCACTTAAGCCTGTTCGACAGATCTACAGACCAG aaatGTACATGACAAGGAAAGTCAGAGAG GAAATGCCTCCATTTTCACAGCAACCAAGAGCAGAACCCAAGATTTTACCCAGGGAACCCAGCTTCTCCAGAAGAA CATCCTTGCATAAAGCTGTGTCCATCCAAAACCTGAACCAGGTTGACAGACCGTGGGAGAACGTCACCCTCAACCGCTGTCTGTTTGTGGCCATTACCATCCTGGTGCTCACCTCAGGCTTTCACAGGCTTCATG aaagtcTGCGCGGTCAggggagagcagaggaggatgaggaagtTGAACTGACAGTGAGACGGTCAGGCATATTACGACACAGGGGACAACCAGCACAG CCCGAGCCAACTCTTTGGGAGGTCATGCTTTGGTGGCTGCCAGACCTTGATGAcgaagaggatgaggaggacgaTGATGACGACGATGGAGAAGTCAAAAGAGGAAAGCCAAAGAGGGGAGCGACAGCACGAGCATACAGAGGTCTCAGAAACAAGCCACTGCCAGACAAAAAACTCATGAAACCAAAACAAGGGAAAATAAAGGACAGGAGGGCCAGGAAAGCCAGGGACGAAGAAATCAAagacaagaaagaaagagataCAAAGGAGGAACCTAAAGAAGCAGCAGATGAGGAAGACGAGGGTGAAGGAATAGAGGAACAGCCAGAGAAGAATAAAAAGctggaggaaaagaaagagaagaaaaagactCAAAAGGGATGA
- the LOC116037208 gene encoding junctional sarcoplasmic reticulum protein 1 isoform X1 has translation MSREGMEESYDTFEEELRPPRADPPPLKPVRQIYRPEMYMTRKVREEMPPFSQQPRAEPKILPREPSFSRRTSLHKAVSIQNLNQVDRPWENVTLNRCLFVAITILVLTSGFHRLHESLRGQGRAEEDEEVELTVRRSGILRHRGQPAQPEPTLWEVMLWWLPDLDDEEDEEDDDDDDGEVKRGKPKRGATARAYRGLRNKPLPDKKLMKPKQGKIKDRRARKARDEEIKDKKERDTKEEPKEAADEEDEGEGIEEQPEKNKKLEEKKEKKKTQKG, from the exons ATGTCGAG ggaAGGTATGGAAGAAAGCTATGACACATTTGAAGAGGAGTTAAGGCCACCAAGAGCAGATCCTCCTCCACTTAAGCCTGTTCGACAGATCTACAGACCAG aaatGTACATGACAAGGAAAGTCAGAGAG GAAATGCCTCCATTTTCACAGCAACCAAGAGCAGAACCCAAGATTTTACCCAGGGAACCCAGCTTCTCCAGAAGAA CATCCTTGCATAAAGCTGTGTCCATCCAAAACCTGAACCAGGTTGACAGACCGTGGGAGAACGTCACCCTCAACCGCTGTCTGTTTGTGGCCATTACCATCCTGGTGCTCACCTCAGGCTTTCACAGGCTTCATG aaagtcTGCGCGGTCAggggagagcagaggaggatgaggaagtTGAACTGACAGTGAGACGGTCAGGCATATTACGACACAGGGGACAACCAGCACAG CCCGAGCCAACTCTTTGGGAGGTCATGCTTTGGTGGCTGCCAGACCTTGATGAcgaagaggatgaggaggacgaTGATGACGACGATGGAGAAGTCAAAAGAGGAAAGCCAAAGAGGGGAGCGACAGCACGAGCATACAGAGGTCTCAGAAACAAGCCACTGCCAGACAAAAAACTCATGAAACCAAAACAAGGGAAAATAAAGGACAGGAGGGCCAGGAAAGCCAGGGACGAAGAAATCAAagacaagaaagaaagagataCAAAGGAGGAACCTAAAGAAGCAGCAGATGAGGAAGACGAGGGTGAAGGAATAGAGGAACAGCCAGAGAAGAATAAAAAGctggaggaaaagaaagagaagaaaaagactCAAAAGGGATGA
- the LOC116037208 gene encoding nucleolin isoform X3, whose translation MDEMYMTRKVREEMPPFSQQPRAEPKILPREPSFSRRTSLHKAVSIQNLNQVDRPWENVTLNRCLFVAITILVLTSGFHRLHESLRGQGRAEEDEEVELTVRRSGILRHRGQPAQPEPTLWEVMLWWLPDLDDEEDEEDDDDDDGEVKRGKPKRGATARAYRGLRNKPLPDKKLMKPKQGKIKDRRARKARDEEIKDKKERDTKEEPKEAADEEDEGEGIEEQPEKNKKLEEKKEKKKTQKG comes from the exons ATGGATG aaatGTACATGACAAGGAAAGTCAGAGAG GAAATGCCTCCATTTTCACAGCAACCAAGAGCAGAACCCAAGATTTTACCCAGGGAACCCAGCTTCTCCAGAAGAA CATCCTTGCATAAAGCTGTGTCCATCCAAAACCTGAACCAGGTTGACAGACCGTGGGAGAACGTCACCCTCAACCGCTGTCTGTTTGTGGCCATTACCATCCTGGTGCTCACCTCAGGCTTTCACAGGCTTCATG aaagtcTGCGCGGTCAggggagagcagaggaggatgaggaagtTGAACTGACAGTGAGACGGTCAGGCATATTACGACACAGGGGACAACCAGCACAG CCCGAGCCAACTCTTTGGGAGGTCATGCTTTGGTGGCTGCCAGACCTTGATGAcgaagaggatgaggaggacgaTGATGACGACGATGGAGAAGTCAAAAGAGGAAAGCCAAAGAGGGGAGCGACAGCACGAGCATACAGAGGTCTCAGAAACAAGCCACTGCCAGACAAAAAACTCATGAAACCAAAACAAGGGAAAATAAAGGACAGGAGGGCCAGGAAAGCCAGGGACGAAGAAATCAAagacaagaaagaaagagataCAAAGGAGGAACCTAAAGAAGCAGCAGATGAGGAAGACGAGGGTGAAGGAATAGAGGAACAGCCAGAGAAGAATAAAAAGctggaggaaaagaaagagaagaaaaagactCAAAAGGGATGA
- the sf3a2 gene encoding splicing factor 3A subunit 2, whose product MDFQHRAGGKTGSGGVASASESNRDRRERLRQLALETIDINKDPYFMKNHLGSYECKLCLTLHNNEGSYLAHTQGKKHQTNLARRAAKEAKEAPAQPAPAKVKVEVKKFVKIGRPGYKVTKQRDPETGQQSLLFQIDYPEIAEGIGPRHRFMSAYEQRIEPPDRRWQYLLLAAEPYETIAFKVPSREIDKAENRFWTHWNRETKQFFLQFHFKMEKAVPQSSGPPPPAGVKRPPPLMSGVGPRPPNDSMPPPPPGGMPPLPPGAPGNPHMPRQMPMPPMPMRPPPPDGLMSNN is encoded by the exons ATGGATTTCCAGCACCGAGCTGGAGGGAAGACGGGGAGCGGTGGGGTGGCATCTGCCTCTGAGAGTAACCGTGATAGGCGAGAACGGTTACGTCAGCTGGCCCTGGAGACCATTGACATAAACAAAGACCCCTACTTTATGAAGAATCATTTAGGATCATACGAGTGCAAACTTTGCTTGACACTTCATAACAATGAG GGCAGCTACTTGGCTCACACACAAGGAAAGAAACATCAGACCAACTT agCGCGGAGAGCAGCCAAAGAGGCAAAAGAAGCTCCTGCTCAGCCAGCTCCAGCAAAAGTAAAAGTTGAGGTCAAGAAGTTTGTCAAAATTGGTCGACCAGGATACAAAG TAACCAAACAGAGGGACCCAGAGACCGGACAACAGTCCTTACttttccag ATTGACTACCCAGAGATCGCTGAAGGAATTGGGCCCAGGCATCGTTTCATGTCTGCCTACGAACAGCGCATCGAGCCCCCTGATCGTCGCTGGCAGTACCTGCTTTTGGCTGCTGAGCCATATGAGACTATTGCCTTTAAG GTCCCGAGTAGAGAAATTGATAAAGCAGAAAACCGCTTCTGGACCCACTGGAACAGAGAAACTAAACAG TTCTTCCTACAGTTCCACTTCAAAATGGAGAAAGCTGTTCCCCAGTCCAGCGGACCCCCACCTCCTGCAGGTGTGAAGCGCCCTCCTCCTCTCATGAGTGGAGTTGGACCTCGCCCACCAAATGATTCTATGCCCCCTCCCCCGCCAGGTGGGATGCCCCCTCTCCCACCTGGGGCTCCGGGTAACCCCCATATGCCCCGTCAGATGCCCATGCCCCCCATGCCAATGAGGCCACCTCCTCCTGACGGTCTTATGTCTAATAATTGA
- the plekhj1 gene encoding pleckstrin homology domain-containing family J member 1, which translates to MRFNEKELVSLSRQPSEMAAELGMRGPKKGDVVKKRLVKLVVNFLFYFRTDEEEPIGALLLEQCRVEREDRQSFSIAFLDEAERKYLFECDSEEQCREWVDSIMKASYEFMRKNLIFYRTEIHRLTGKDPLEQYGISDETRFQVNNGLRLMPRDTSSL; encoded by the exons ATGCGTTTCAACGAGAAGGAGCTGGTGTCTCTGAGCCGCCAGCCCTCGGAGATGGCAGCCGAGCTGGGGATGCGAGGACCCAAGAAAGGAGACG TTGTAAAGAAGAGGCTGGTGAAACTCGTCGTTAACTTCCTCTTTTATTTCCGAACTGATGAGGAGGAG CCAATTGGAGCTTTGCTGCTGGAGCAGTGTCGGGTGGAAAGGGAGGACAGACAGAGCTTTTCTATTG CATTTCTGGATGAAGCAGAGAGGAAGTATCTGTTTGAGTGTGACTCAGAAGAGCAGTGTAGGGAGTGGGTAGACTCGATTATGAAGGCCAG TTACGAGTTCATGAGGAAGAACCTTATATTCTATCGAACTGAAATCCACAGGCTCACTGGCAAG GACCCCTTGGAGCAGTACGGTATATCAGATGAAACTCGCTTCCAGGTCAACAATGGCCTGCGACTTATGCCTAGAGATACTTCCTCCCTGTAG